A window of the Schlesneria paludicola DSM 18645 genome harbors these coding sequences:
- a CDS encoding DUF1592 domain-containing protein: MHDRRDSTRLVLEKYCGDCHAGAKPQGGFEVASYQNEESVSQDRATWERMINLVSLGLMPPAEAPQLPSDERQELIKHVEGILSRTNCIGARDSEKVTVRRLNRFEYNNTIRDLLGIDFQPADDFPSDDVGEGFDNIADVLSLSPLLMEKYLISAENIASTAISNAAQDSPALPEPLRQLITARPMEGRSANDALRENIRRFIPKAFRRPVDGDELRVFVAIGEQALRRNESFEFAMQLSLTGILVSPQFLFRPEPEQQRVNSQNMHELTDFQLATRLSYFLWGSTPDDDLFERAARGDLHTDAVIDEQVGRMLHDWKSSSLTEGFAVQWLNLRILDECRPDPAYTQFDASIKEDLKHETKAFFEYVLRQDRSILDFLDGPYTFVNERLANFYGWTGVDGNEFQLVDLSNQPRAGLLTQGSILTLTSSPTRTSPVKRGKWILEVILDQPPPPAPPNVPELVQENSGPSTLSLRQQMEIHRANPSCATCHQTMDALGFGMECFDAIGQWRNSDHGVPLDTTGALPGGRTFRGPKELIARLRERPSDFAKSLTSKMLTYALGRRLKASDRCTVESIVNSLKSNKFKFSVLIREIVKSQPFRLRHDEERTL; the protein is encoded by the coding sequence GTGCACGATCGACGAGATTCGACACGGCTCGTCTTGGAAAAATACTGTGGCGACTGTCATGCAGGTGCTAAGCCGCAGGGCGGTTTTGAGGTGGCAAGCTATCAGAACGAGGAGTCTGTTTCTCAAGACCGCGCCACGTGGGAGCGGATGATCAATCTGGTTTCATTGGGATTGATGCCGCCAGCAGAGGCACCGCAATTGCCCTCAGATGAACGCCAAGAGTTGATCAAGCACGTTGAAGGAATTCTGTCTCGAACGAATTGCATCGGAGCCCGCGATTCAGAGAAAGTCACCGTACGGCGTCTGAATCGATTCGAATACAACAACACGATTCGCGACCTGCTCGGAATCGACTTTCAGCCGGCCGATGATTTCCCGTCCGACGATGTGGGAGAGGGATTCGACAACATCGCGGATGTGCTCTCGCTTTCGCCGCTGCTCATGGAAAAATACCTGATCTCGGCTGAAAACATTGCATCGACGGCAATTTCTAATGCCGCTCAAGATAGTCCAGCCCTTCCGGAACCACTTCGACAGCTGATCACCGCGCGACCTATGGAGGGGCGCAGCGCGAATGATGCCCTTCGCGAAAACATCCGAAGGTTCATTCCCAAAGCCTTTCGTCGCCCCGTTGATGGCGACGAACTCCGAGTCTTCGTGGCGATCGGCGAACAGGCTCTGCGGCGAAACGAATCCTTTGAATTCGCCATGCAGCTGTCGCTGACTGGCATTTTGGTATCGCCTCAATTTCTGTTTCGCCCTGAGCCGGAGCAGCAACGAGTGAACAGTCAAAACATGCACGAATTGACTGATTTCCAACTTGCCACCCGGCTCTCCTACTTTCTCTGGGGTAGCACGCCGGACGATGATCTTTTCGAAAGAGCGGCCCGCGGTGATTTGCATACCGACGCGGTCATCGACGAACAGGTGGGGAGAATGCTGCACGACTGGAAGTCTTCCTCACTCACCGAGGGATTTGCGGTTCAGTGGCTCAATCTGAGAATCCTGGATGAGTGTCGTCCCGATCCGGCCTACACCCAATTCGATGCGTCCATCAAAGAGGATCTTAAGCACGAGACGAAAGCATTCTTCGAGTACGTGCTGCGGCAAGACCGCAGCATTCTTGATTTCCTCGATGGCCCCTACACCTTCGTCAACGAGCGACTCGCGAATTTCTACGGTTGGACTGGTGTCGACGGAAACGAGTTTCAGCTGGTCGACCTGTCAAATCAGCCTCGAGCCGGTCTTCTGACACAGGGAAGCATTCTCACGCTCACTTCGTCGCCAACGCGTACGTCTCCGGTCAAACGAGGCAAATGGATTCTGGAGGTGATCCTCGATCAACCACCGCCCCCTGCGCCCCCCAATGTACCGGAGCTCGTTCAAGAGAACTCTGGACCATCAACGCTGTCGTTGCGCCAGCAAATGGAAATTCATCGCGCGAATCCAAGCTGTGCGACGTGCCACCAGACCATGGACGCCTTGGGTTTCGGAATGGAATGCTTTGACGCAATTGGACAGTGGCGCAACAGCGATCATGGTGTTCCCCTGGATACGACCGGCGCGTTACCCGGCGGCAGAACGTTTCGCGGGCCGAAGGAACTGATCGCACGGCTGAGAGAACGACCGTCAGATTTCGCCAAGTCATTGACGAGCAAGATGCTGACTTACGCCTTGGGCCGACGTTTAAAAGCATCCGATCGCTGTACGGTTGAATCGATCGTGAATTCTCTCAAATCCAACAAGTTCAAATTCTCGGTGTTGATTCGTGAGATCGTCAAAAGCCAGCCGTTCCGCCTACGACATGACGAGGAAAGAACACTATGA
- a CDS encoding DUF2997 domain-containing protein: MPRQIEILITPTGETQIVTRGFQGSACLEATKALEQVLGRKLVETLTPDFYQVRAEDTHIMERPDMSR; encoded by the coding sequence ATGCCTCGGCAGATAGAGATTCTGATCACTCCGACCGGTGAAACACAAATTGTCACGCGGGGCTTTCAGGGCTCCGCGTGTCTCGAAGCGACAAAGGCACTGGAACAAGTCCTTGGGAGAAAGCTCGTCGAGACGCTGACGCCGGATTTTTATCAGGTGCGTGCTGAGGATACCCACATCATGGAACGCCCCGACATGTCTCGCTGA
- a CDS encoding AAA family ATPase codes for MPLIETLVEYLRAAFSGIYLETFEPDEALREIHELCLRENWQLATWDIDRGLALSEQGTIAPGTTDPLAAIRSLPAMATPGGTAILVLKNFHRFLNSAEIVQALQNQLNAGKSTRAFVLILAPTIQLPAELERQFVILHHDLPSRGQLRVIARELVSDEPTAIQDADDDRALLDAAVGLTRHEAEAAYALSLARYGELRPDAVWEIKAQSLKKQNLLSLSRGGETFAQLGGMESLKDFCRRALRTKSKHQARGALLLSPPGCGKSSFCRALGHEVGRPVLSLDLGKVMGSLVGESERNIRQALQIAEAMAPSILFVDEIEKGLSGVNASGDSGVSTRLFGNLLTWLSDHVSDVFFIATANDIRRMPPEFTRAERLDGVFFVDLPTAEQRQAIWSLYRDVYQIPADDITPTDHDWTGAEIKSCCRLSALLGIPLSAAAQNVVPVSITSAESIDQLRIWASGRCLSADQSAIYQRTTSSSKRRKVSTTPSTN; via the coding sequence ATGCCCTTGATTGAAACATTAGTTGAATATCTCCGTGCCGCATTCAGCGGCATTTATCTCGAAACATTTGAGCCTGACGAAGCGCTGAGGGAGATCCATGAGCTTTGCCTACGCGAAAATTGGCAACTGGCCACTTGGGACATTGACCGCGGATTAGCGCTGTCAGAGCAAGGAACAATCGCCCCTGGTACGACGGATCCCCTCGCTGCCATCCGCAGCCTGCCCGCCATGGCAACCCCTGGCGGTACGGCCATACTCGTCCTGAAGAACTTTCACAGATTTCTCAACAGCGCTGAGATCGTACAAGCCCTTCAGAATCAACTAAACGCTGGCAAATCAACCCGCGCGTTTGTGCTGATCCTTGCCCCGACGATTCAACTCCCTGCCGAACTCGAACGCCAATTCGTCATCTTGCACCACGATCTCCCGAGCCGTGGCCAGTTGCGCGTCATCGCTCGTGAACTCGTGAGCGATGAGCCAACAGCAATTCAAGACGCCGACGATGATCGAGCGTTGCTCGACGCAGCTGTAGGGTTGACGCGGCACGAGGCCGAAGCTGCGTACGCGTTGTCACTGGCGCGATACGGAGAACTACGACCCGATGCGGTCTGGGAAATCAAAGCCCAATCGCTCAAGAAGCAGAATTTGCTGTCCCTGTCACGCGGAGGCGAAACGTTTGCGCAGTTGGGTGGCATGGAATCGCTCAAGGACTTTTGTCGACGAGCACTTCGCACAAAGAGCAAGCATCAGGCACGTGGAGCGCTCTTACTGTCGCCCCCGGGTTGTGGCAAATCAAGTTTCTGCCGGGCACTGGGACATGAAGTGGGACGCCCGGTCCTGTCACTCGATCTGGGAAAAGTGATGGGGTCACTCGTCGGCGAAAGTGAGCGAAATATCCGGCAAGCGCTCCAGATCGCGGAAGCGATGGCTCCCAGCATCCTGTTTGTAGATGAGATCGAAAAGGGATTGTCGGGCGTCAACGCCAGCGGCGATTCGGGAGTTTCAACACGACTCTTCGGAAACCTCCTGACGTGGTTGTCCGACCATGTGTCCGACGTCTTCTTCATCGCGACCGCCAACGACATTCGCCGAATGCCTCCCGAGTTCACGCGTGCCGAGCGTCTGGATGGCGTGTTCTTTGTTGATTTGCCAACCGCCGAACAACGGCAAGCGATTTGGTCCCTCTATCGCGATGTTTACCAAATCCCCGCGGATGACATTACTCCAACCGACCACGATTGGACGGGCGCCGAAATAAAAAGTTGCTGCCGTCTTTCCGCACTCCTCGGCATCCCGCTCTCGGCAGCCGCTCAGAATGTGGTGCCGGTGTCGATTACCTCTGCCGAATCGATCGATCAACTTCGAATCTGGGCCAGCGGCCGCTGCCTCTCCGCCGATCAGTCGGCGATTTATCAGAGAACGACTTCAAGCTCGAAACGCAGGAAAGTCTCCACGACACCCTCCACGAACTGA
- a CDS encoding DUF4230 domain-containing protein produces the protein MNELIKLYEKLFLHGIISVLLAMLAAGYGFWIGRHRLAINAPPTVSSIKPTVIQLERLGQLTTARIHIMDVLSANGEGYRGSWLVSGDALLACDASKACIENVNEVRRTATIRLPVPQVISARVNHDLTKTWNVERTTWLPWKWGDQSVLRDAAMYHAEKLIESAASSEHHLTSAQRQAEAMIQQLYEFLEWNVEVQWDGPLEQTNLMVTERVSSEDK, from the coding sequence ATGAATGAACTCATCAAACTCTACGAGAAACTGTTCTTGCACGGCATCATTTCAGTACTGTTGGCCATGCTTGCGGCGGGTTACGGATTCTGGATTGGCCGGCATCGGTTGGCAATAAATGCCCCACCCACCGTGTCTTCGATCAAGCCCACTGTCATCCAACTGGAACGCCTGGGGCAACTGACGACGGCCCGAATTCACATTATGGATGTGCTCAGCGCGAATGGCGAAGGGTACCGCGGATCGTGGCTTGTCAGTGGTGACGCACTTCTGGCCTGTGATGCCTCAAAGGCGTGCATCGAGAACGTAAATGAGGTGCGACGCACCGCGACGATTCGGCTCCCTGTTCCACAAGTCATTTCGGCGCGAGTGAACCATGACCTCACCAAGACCTGGAACGTCGAACGAACGACATGGCTCCCGTGGAAATGGGGCGATCAAAGCGTACTACGAGATGCGGCGATGTATCACGCCGAGAAGCTCATCGAAAGCGCGGCAAGCTCGGAGCATCACCTCACGTCCGCACAACGGCAAGCCGAAGCGATGATTCAACAGCTATACGAATTCCTGGAATGGAATGTCGAAGTTCAGTGGGACGGCCCGCTGGAACAAACGAACCTGATGGTGACTGAGCGAGTTTCGTCAGAGGATAAGTGA
- a CDS encoding ArnT family glycosyltransferase — translation MAVRVFQSPKQPVRTPEGGARIRVTHWRFGLIAGLLATHAALLAWGAWQHSPGFCELAHLPAGISHWKFGRFELYRVNPPLVRVIAAMPVLAVGSKMDSESSLDVPGGRPEFEIGEDFIASNGKRGFWLLTLARWATIPISLLGGYVCWCWARELHGAGCSAGRIGNQCDGLGSEFAGLTALVLYCFCPEILAYGQMITPDCAAAALGVAAGYLFWRWLREPNWSFALAAGAVLGLAELTKSSWLILIPLWPALWLVWRLIARDLRQAQPANSNLDSPPFAGAARRESAADPILPRSESERSPLQIAATDQSSASAASQRQERFTLAERSRQRRSWMSQAMQLVTMLLVALYLLNLGYGFEGTGRRLGTFTFVSRALKGPDSTVATSNRFAGSWLGKLPVPLPSNYVRGVDEQKRDLEHFPWPSYLRGEIREHGWWYFYLYALVVKMPVGFWGLFALALLLPRDQRGKSRARDSFVLLSPAITLLGLVSWQNAFTIHFRYVLPMLPFVFIWISRAVPAAFRKGRVYSGIAVTSLTLFVSSSLWTYPHSLSYFNEIVGGPHAGPSHMVYSAHDWGQDLLYLKHWLDEHPEARPLKLACYAYFDPKYAGIDWTLPATRDALRAPVDSDTASGLGSPLPAPVGNKLGPGWYAVSTTLLRGLPWRSPENAYTYFQQFEPVATAGYSIYIYRLTEEDCWAVQRSFSPGDR, via the coding sequence ATGGCAGTCCGCGTTTTCCAATCCCCCAAACAGCCGGTTCGCACGCCGGAGGGTGGAGCGAGGATTAGGGTCACTCACTGGCGATTCGGATTGATTGCGGGATTGCTGGCAACGCATGCGGCACTGCTCGCGTGGGGGGCTTGGCAGCACAGTCCCGGTTTCTGCGAACTCGCGCATCTACCGGCGGGGATCAGCCATTGGAAATTTGGGCGTTTTGAGCTCTATCGCGTCAATCCACCACTCGTGCGCGTGATTGCGGCGATGCCAGTCCTGGCAGTCGGCTCAAAAATGGATTCAGAAAGCTCTCTTGACGTGCCCGGCGGACGACCAGAATTCGAGATTGGCGAGGATTTCATCGCCTCAAACGGGAAGCGAGGGTTCTGGTTGCTCACTTTGGCCCGCTGGGCGACCATCCCGATTTCTCTTCTGGGGGGCTACGTGTGCTGGTGCTGGGCACGTGAACTACACGGTGCGGGCTGCTCGGCGGGACGGATCGGCAATCAGTGCGACGGACTTGGCAGCGAGTTCGCAGGTTTGACAGCGCTGGTGCTATATTGCTTCTGTCCGGAGATCCTGGCGTATGGCCAGATGATCACGCCCGACTGCGCGGCAGCGGCCCTGGGGGTGGCGGCCGGGTATCTGTTCTGGCGCTGGCTTCGCGAGCCAAACTGGAGCTTCGCCCTCGCCGCCGGAGCAGTGCTGGGATTGGCCGAACTGACGAAAAGCTCCTGGCTGATCCTAATCCCGCTCTGGCCGGCGCTGTGGCTGGTATGGCGTCTGATCGCGAGGGATCTGAGGCAAGCGCAGCCTGCCAACAGCAATCTCGATTCGCCCCCCTTTGCGGGCGCAGCCCGTCGTGAGAGCGCCGCAGACCCGATCCTTCCCCGAAGCGAAAGCGAGCGAAGTCCGCTGCAAATCGCAGCCACGGACCAGAGTTCCGCTTCAGCCGCGTCGCAAAGGCAAGAGCGTTTCACGCTCGCCGAGCGAAGTCGCCAGCGTCGCTCTTGGATGAGCCAGGCGATGCAACTCGTAACAATGCTCCTAGTCGCGCTCTACTTGCTGAACTTGGGCTACGGTTTTGAGGGAACCGGCCGGAGACTTGGCACATTCACCTTCGTGAGTCGCGCGTTGAAGGGCCCCGACAGCACCGTGGCCACGTCAAACCGCTTCGCGGGCTCCTGGCTCGGCAAGCTGCCTGTGCCGCTACCGAGCAATTATGTACGTGGTGTCGATGAACAAAAGAGGGATCTGGAGCATTTTCCGTGGCCGTCGTACTTGCGTGGCGAGATTCGCGAGCACGGGTGGTGGTACTTCTATCTGTACGCTTTGGTCGTCAAGATGCCTGTCGGGTTCTGGGGGCTGTTCGCGCTGGCACTTCTGTTGCCGCGCGATCAACGAGGAAAATCACGCGCACGCGACTCGTTTGTACTCCTCTCGCCCGCAATCACGCTACTGGGCCTTGTGAGCTGGCAAAATGCGTTCACGATCCATTTTCGCTATGTATTGCCGATGCTACCGTTCGTGTTCATCTGGATCAGTCGAGCAGTCCCGGCGGCATTTCGAAAAGGTCGCGTCTATTCCGGCATCGCAGTGACATCACTCACCTTGTTTGTTTCGAGTAGCCTCTGGACGTACCCGCACAGCCTCTCCTATTTCAATGAAATCGTCGGTGGGCCGCATGCAGGACCATCCCACATGGTATATAGCGCACATGATTGGGGACAGGACCTGTTGTACCTCAAGCATTGGCTCGACGAGCATCCAGAGGCGCGACCGTTGAAGCTCGCGTGTTACGCATACTTTGATCCCAAGTATGCCGGAATTGATTGGACCCTTCCGGCGACCCGCGATGCGTTGCGTGCGCCCGTGGATTCGGACACAGCTTCGGGCCTTGGCAGTCCGCTCCCGGCCCCAGTGGGGAATAAGCTGGGGCCGGGATGGTACGCAGTCAGCACAACGCTGTTGCGAGGCCTTCCTTGGCGCTCTCCAGAAAACGCCTACACATATTTTCAACAATTCGAGCCGGTCGCGACCGCGGGGTACTCGATTTACATTTATCGTTTGACAGAAGAGGACTGCTGGGCCGTGCAGCGTAGTTTCAGCCCAGGGGATCGGTAA
- a CDS encoding transposase, which translates to QVVKLAELMKYNLRSVRSHLLREEFQRFWEYASAGWAGKFLDEWCARTMRSRLEPMKRVARMLRNHRNLILNWFRARGAISAGVVEGFNNKAKLTTKKAYGFRTYKAIEIALYHQLGKLPEPEFTHRFW; encoded by the coding sequence CAAGTCGTGAAGCTGGCGGAACTGATGAAATACAATTTGCGTTCGGTGAGATCGCACTTGTTGAGAGAAGAGTTTCAGCGGTTCTGGGAATACGCTTCGGCAGGTTGGGCTGGGAAGTTTCTCGACGAATGGTGCGCTCGAACGATGCGGTCTCGCCTGGAACCGATGAAGCGGGTCGCTCGCATGCTGCGAAACCATCGCAACCTAATTCTCAACTGGTTCCGAGCGCGGGGAGCGATTTCCGCAGGTGTCGTCGAGGGATTCAACAATAAGGCGAAACTGACTACCAAAAAAGCTTATGGTTTTCGCACCTATAAAGCGATCGAAATCGCTTTGTACCATCAACTTGGAAAGCTGCCAGAACCAGAATTCACCCACAGATTCTGGTGA
- a CDS encoding DUF1573 domain-containing protein: MLDFDDLRHLGCPAIAHLRPNPITGGRPHFTLILGVEANGRVASLDPPNPMGFWKAESFRRVWTGNTIILSRNERESAAVLSRIQRRRGGVVLQIMACLPPILGACALFVWWPVLWHVCYGARMATVNVLFLALVMTATAGCGNRGSSSDHVGPTPKLEFPGLKEGEVLELGVVPLDRREMSVGVLNTGDVPLEINSVRASCACTIAKFPQKMPPHQNLWVNSGSGSFPS, encoded by the coding sequence ATGCTTGACTTTGACGATCTGCGTCATCTCGGCTGCCCAGCGATTGCCCATTTGCGACCCAATCCGATCACAGGTGGCAGGCCGCATTTCACCCTTATTCTGGGAGTTGAAGCGAACGGTCGTGTCGCCTCGCTCGATCCTCCAAATCCGATGGGATTCTGGAAGGCAGAATCATTCCGGCGCGTGTGGACTGGAAATACGATTATCCTGTCACGAAATGAACGCGAATCCGCCGCAGTACTGAGTAGGATCCAGCGACGACGAGGGGGTGTTGTATTGCAGATCATGGCTTGCCTGCCGCCGATCCTTGGAGCCTGCGCGCTCTTTGTATGGTGGCCGGTTCTGTGGCACGTGTGCTATGGGGCGCGGATGGCGACTGTGAACGTCCTGTTTCTGGCCTTGGTCATGACTGCCACTGCGGGTTGTGGAAATCGTGGCAGTTCGAGCGATCATGTCGGCCCCACTCCGAAGTTGGAGTTTCCGGGACTCAAGGAGGGTGAAGTACTCGAGCTGGGTGTGGTGCCGTTGGACCGCAGAGAGATGTCTGTCGGCGTCCTCAATACGGGGGACGTACCGCTAGAAATCAACTCTGTACGCGCGTCGTGCGCATGCACAATTGCCAAATTCCCTCAAAAGATGCCTCCTCACCAGAATCTGTGGGTGAATTCTGGTTCTGGCAGCTTTCCAAGTTGA
- a CDS encoding sialidase family protein, which translates to MHFSRVMIGVLSVAVLFTANTICSAQTNIINTPRMQVIHHAVVNDTVVDAQTPSGLVRDLSDGSLVLAFQNKGDVVAGTVTLFVRSTDGGQTWSKPFASYQDPDKSVGTAVGFVQLPTGRILAVMMEVAHTDISVEGFKAPRKSRTIFADFDPKTAALTYVATIPQPPDSLVGAMPTNIIQLFNGDLILPAYLIPMDFAKPTPGTVYGSGLYRSTDDGKTWGQFELVFAKRADHPEIFYNESAIFEKPDGTLVAFARYDNETPAHKRFMGKAVSLDQGRTWSVPCDSSIAAICPAVLKRADGSYLMFAGALDERIPRTSMLYYSPDGEQFTKLGQPYYSRTDGHPWNTATGGSQLLIPLGDDHYSIAFYSADKALRGRDKTYIDSNVVKIK; encoded by the coding sequence ATGCATTTCTCTCGCGTGATGATCGGAGTTCTTTCTGTCGCGGTATTGTTTACTGCAAACACAATCTGTTCTGCACAAACCAATATCATCAACACGCCTCGGATGCAGGTCATCCATCATGCAGTCGTGAACGACACGGTTGTCGATGCGCAGACTCCGAGTGGATTGGTAAGAGATTTATCTGACGGCAGCTTGGTTCTCGCATTTCAAAACAAGGGAGACGTCGTCGCGGGAACGGTCACGCTATTTGTCCGGAGTACTGACGGCGGCCAAACGTGGAGTAAGCCATTCGCGTCGTACCAGGACCCTGACAAATCGGTCGGTACCGCAGTCGGGTTCGTTCAACTTCCCACTGGCCGCATTCTGGCCGTGATGATGGAGGTGGCGCACACGGACATCTCTGTTGAAGGATTCAAAGCTCCGCGAAAGTCTCGCACGATCTTCGCCGACTTTGACCCGAAAACGGCCGCACTCACATATGTCGCAACAATCCCACAGCCGCCCGATTCACTTGTGGGTGCGATGCCAACGAACATCATCCAACTCTTCAACGGCGATCTCATTCTGCCCGCGTATCTGATCCCGATGGATTTCGCGAAGCCCACACCGGGCACCGTCTACGGATCGGGTTTGTATCGCAGCACCGATGACGGCAAGACATGGGGCCAGTTCGAACTGGTCTTTGCCAAGCGTGCCGATCATCCAGAGATTTTCTACAACGAGTCCGCCATCTTTGAAAAGCCGGACGGCACCTTGGTGGCGTTTGCACGCTACGACAACGAAACACCGGCACACAAACGGTTTATGGGCAAAGCCGTCTCACTCGACCAAGGTCGCACCTGGAGTGTCCCTTGCGATAGCTCGATCGCCGCAATCTGTCCGGCAGTGCTCAAGCGAGCTGACGGCAGTTACCTGATGTTCGCCGGAGCACTCGACGAACGCATTCCCAGAACTAGCATGCTCTACTACAGCCCGGATGGTGAGCAGTTCACAAAACTAGGGCAGCCCTACTATTCCCGTACGGATGGCCATCCCTGGAACACCGCCACAGGAGGGTCGCAGCTACTGATCCCACTAGGCGACGACCACTATTCCATCGCTTTTTATTCGGCAGACAAGGCACTTCGCGGCCGCGACAAGACGTACATCGACAGCAACGTTGTGAAGATCAAATGA
- a CDS encoding MutS-related protein: MFHLLEHHTKTQKILIFAVIGLAVFDPTMAFILAPFFILQMRAVVVKIRLRRQLDRASLATEFYRRAVKRIENHWIGDGNTGAQYLGADEVFADDLNLFGNGSLFQFLCASQTSIGDNMLAAWLTQPANADEIRERQSAVREMSNNLDLREQLAVLPLDRGKFQPQAVAEWTSAPELLPSRIARATAFALAVAFASVILSFFGGFGPGVGITILIVILELAFYTLFRSRLRSIRSHAKSVHATLIYLSLVQTVLQKSSFESRHLSNIRCMIAAGAVMPPWRVCAVYRFLMHEPLLAILLHQFVPSVDRWRRACAQPADAGLLALGELEAISSLAQYSFIRPEATFPTVVDTEKCFEAIGLAHPLVGADQRVENDLQLNSTSQLLLVSGSNMSGKSTMLRTVGVNAVLALCGAPVCAKQLRISPFSIGTAMRFQDSLDNRTSHFYAVIVRLRRVMDLQEGKRPLLFLIDEILQGTNSHDRIRGAEAVVRKLIERGGVGLITTHDLELTRIADTLGGRAANVHFADTLMNGEIRFDYKMRPGVVESRNALTLMRKMRLID; encoded by the coding sequence TTGTTCCATCTTTTGGAACACCACACCAAGACTCAGAAGATTCTCATTTTCGCCGTAATCGGGCTTGCGGTATTTGATCCCACGATGGCGTTCATTCTCGCGCCGTTTTTCATCCTGCAGATGCGTGCGGTGGTCGTCAAAATTCGACTTCGTCGTCAACTCGATCGAGCGTCACTGGCGACTGAGTTTTATCGACGCGCCGTGAAGCGCATTGAGAATCACTGGATCGGCGATGGCAACACCGGTGCGCAATATCTCGGCGCCGACGAAGTCTTTGCGGACGACCTGAACCTCTTTGGCAATGGTTCGCTTTTTCAGTTTCTCTGTGCCTCGCAAACGTCAATCGGAGACAACATGCTTGCCGCGTGGTTGACTCAGCCTGCGAATGCCGACGAAATCCGCGAACGACAATCTGCCGTTCGTGAGATGAGCAACAATCTGGATTTGCGTGAACAATTGGCCGTGCTGCCATTGGATCGGGGCAAGTTTCAGCCGCAGGCGGTTGCCGAGTGGACGAGTGCGCCGGAACTTCTGCCCAGTCGGATCGCACGTGCCACTGCCTTCGCCCTGGCAGTGGCTTTCGCAAGCGTGATCCTGAGTTTTTTTGGTGGCTTTGGGCCTGGCGTTGGAATCACGATCTTAATCGTCATTCTGGAATTGGCATTCTACACACTTTTTCGAAGCCGCTTGAGGTCGATCAGGTCCCACGCCAAATCCGTGCACGCAACGCTGATTTATCTGTCGTTAGTGCAAACGGTCTTGCAGAAGTCTTCGTTCGAATCACGGCATCTTTCCAACATTCGATGCATGATCGCTGCAGGCGCCGTCATGCCACCGTGGCGAGTCTGTGCGGTGTACCGATTTCTCATGCACGAACCGCTCTTGGCGATTCTACTTCATCAATTCGTCCCGTCTGTCGATCGCTGGCGACGCGCGTGTGCCCAGCCCGCGGACGCAGGTCTTCTGGCGCTGGGAGAATTGGAGGCCATTTCGAGTCTCGCGCAGTATTCGTTCATTCGGCCAGAAGCAACGTTCCCCACAGTGGTCGATACCGAGAAGTGCTTCGAAGCGATTGGATTGGCTCACCCTCTGGTTGGTGCCGATCAGCGCGTCGAGAACGATCTTCAGCTGAATAGCACATCGCAATTGCTTTTGGTTAGCGGCTCAAACATGTCCGGAAAAAGCACGATGCTTCGTACTGTCGGTGTCAACGCAGTGCTGGCTCTTTGTGGAGCGCCCGTCTGCGCCAAGCAACTTCGGATATCACCGTTCTCGATCGGCACCGCAATGCGATTTCAGGACTCGCTGGACAATAGAACCTCGCACTTCTACGCGGTCATCGTGCGTCTGCGCAGAGTGATGGACCTTCAGGAAGGCAAACGGCCATTGTTATTTCTGATCGACGAAATCCTGCAAGGGACCAACTCGCATGACCGGATTCGTGGCGCCGAGGCTGTCGTGCGGAAGTTAATCGAACGGGGAGGCGTAGGGCTGATCACGACGCACGATCTCGAATTGACTCGAATTGCCGACACGCTGGGCGGGCGAGCCGCCAACGTCCATTTCGCGGACACTTTGATGAACGGCGAGATCCGCTTTGACTACAAGATGCGCCCCGGCGTCGTCGAAAGTCGCAACGCACTGACCTTGATGCGCAAGATGCGCTTGATCGACTGA
- a CDS encoding DDE-type integrase/transposase/recombinase, producing the protein VPMRRGYLYLTAVMDWYSRYVLAWQLSNSMDVEFCMEALDEALKYGRPEIFNTDQGSQFTSHEFTKRLEQESIAISMDGKGRAIDNVMIERLWRTVKYENIYLKEYVTGADCHEGLKAYFQYYRHERPHQGLANRTPWQAYQIPRSRPR; encoded by the coding sequence TCGTCCCGATGCGTCGAGGGTACCTGTATTTGACGGCGGTGATGGACTGGTACAGCCGGTACGTGCTGGCTTGGCAATTGTCCAACAGCATGGATGTGGAGTTCTGTATGGAAGCTCTCGACGAAGCGTTGAAGTATGGTCGTCCCGAGATCTTCAACACGGACCAAGGATCGCAATTTACGAGTCACGAATTTACCAAGCGACTCGAACAGGAGTCGATCGCCATCAGCATGGATGGGAAAGGGCGAGCGATTGACAACGTGATGATCGAACGACTTTGGCGAACCGTGAAATACGAGAACATCTACCTCAAGGAATACGTGACAGGAGCCGATTGTCATGAAGGATTGAAGGCGTACTTCCAGTACTATCGCCACGAGCGACCTCACCAGGGTTTGGCCAACCGCACTCCCTGGCAAGCCTATCAAATCCCTCGCTCCAGACCCCGGTGA